The bacterium region ACGAGACCGATTTCGTTCACACAGTGGACGAGGGCCTCGCCCTTCTCGATGCAGTGAGCCTGCCCTCTGTGCGCCTCCAATTGGACACGTTCCACATGAACATAGAGGAGGCGTCGCCGGCAGACGCAATCAGGCGCGCCGGGCCGCACCTTGCCCACGTGCACTTTGCCGACAGCAATCGCCGGGCGCCCGGCTGGGGGCATCTTGACTTCCGCCCGATCGCGGGCGCGCTGCGCGATGCGGGCTACGCCGGGGCCATCGGCCTGGAGATGCTGCTGATCCCGGACCTCGATTCGGCCGCCAGGCAGGGATTGCGGTTCGTCCGCCGGCTGTTTGGGGACGCCTGAGCAGTCCCGGCAGTCCCGGGGCTACCGAGGTTACCTGATGGGTCAGCCGGTCATCCGCTCCCGGATGAAGTCACGCCCGGCCCGGATCTCCGCGCCGATGTCGTCGTAGGCGCCGGCGACGTCAATGTTGGCGAACCCCGCGTACCCCACCTTGGACAGCGCGCGCAGCACGCTCTCCCAGGGCACGGCGCCCTTGCCGGGCGCCCAGTGGTGGTCCCAGACTCCGTTGTTGTCGGCGAGGTGCACGAGGAAGATCCGTCCTGCCAGCTTCTCGATTGCGACGGGCAGCAACTCTTTCTGCACCAGGAAGTGCCCGGTATCAAACACCACCCCGAGCGCGGGCGATCCGACCGCCTCGATAAGGCGGCACATGCCGTCGGCGTTGCTGACCATCTCGTAGGGCCGGATCTCGAGGGCCAGGCGCGCGCCCTCCTCCTCGGCCAGATCTGCCATCTCCTCCACCGTGCTCCGGTACTGCGCCCACGCTGAGTCCCAGGCAAACCCGGGCGGGATCTCCACGCTGATCGGCGGGGTGAACTCGTCGTAGAGCCGGCGGAACTCGATCGTCCACGATGAGTGTGGAGCGGAATGCAGGTACACCAGGTCGGTCCCCAGCGCCTGAGCGGTCTCCAGCGCCCGTGCCAGCCCTTCCACCGCCTGGCGGCGGATGCCGGGATCCTCGCTCACCGTCAGGTGGCGCAGGTGCCCGGCCTCGAAGGCGTTGAC contains the following coding sequences:
- a CDS encoding sugar phosphate isomerase/epimerase family protein, encoding MRLGVTVAYARVRYGDEPTLKQYEEFAGWAAEMEFAGIELAAFSSEHFSRDFGNRTAVRALGARCRALGVAVNAFEAGHLRHLTVSEDPGIRRQAVEGLARALETAQALGTDLVYLHSAPHSSWTIEFRRLYDEFTPPISVEIPPGFAWDSAWAQYRSTVEEMADLAEEEGARLALEIRPYEMVSNADGMCRLIEAVGSPALGVVFDTGHFLVQKELLPVAIEKLAGRIFLVHLADNNGVWDHHWAPGKGAVPWESVLRALSKVGYAGFANIDVAGAYDDIGAEIRAGRDFIRERMTG